A section of the Microbacterium forte genome encodes:
- a CDS encoding ABC transporter ATP-binding protein, protein MITAEGLTKRFGDKTAVQDVSFTVQPGTVTGFLGPNGAGKSTTMRMIVGLDRPTSGIATVGGREYRKLRAPLTEVGVLLDAKAVRTGRTARNHLRAMAATHGIPASRVDEVIDLAGIGPVARKRAGKFSLGMGQRLGIASALLGDPHTLILDEPVNGLDPEGVRWVRQFVRHAASEGRTVLLSSHLMSEMAQTADHVIVMGRGKVLADAPLEELVRAWTTNTVRVRTPRAADLAAAVGGPSVEIVSSAPDLIDIVGLPASRIGDLAAERGIPLHELTPTTGSLEDAYLALTGDSVEYRTKEIS, encoded by the coding sequence ATGATCACAGCAGAAGGCCTCACGAAGAGATTCGGAGACAAGACAGCCGTCCAGGACGTGTCGTTCACGGTGCAGCCGGGCACGGTCACGGGGTTTCTCGGGCCCAACGGCGCGGGCAAGTCCACGACGATGCGCATGATCGTCGGCCTCGACCGGCCGACCTCGGGCATCGCCACCGTCGGCGGACGGGAATACCGCAAGCTCCGCGCCCCGCTCACCGAGGTGGGAGTGCTGCTCGATGCCAAGGCCGTGCGCACCGGCCGCACCGCGCGCAATCACCTGCGTGCGATGGCGGCGACCCACGGCATCCCCGCATCCCGCGTCGACGAGGTCATCGACCTCGCGGGCATCGGCCCCGTGGCCCGCAAGCGCGCGGGCAAGTTCTCGCTCGGCATGGGGCAGCGGCTCGGAATCGCCTCCGCCCTGCTCGGCGACCCGCACACTCTGATCCTCGATGAGCCGGTCAACGGCCTCGACCCCGAGGGCGTGCGGTGGGTGCGCCAGTTCGTGCGTCACGCGGCGTCCGAGGGACGCACCGTGCTGCTCTCGAGCCACCTGATGAGCGAGATGGCGCAGACCGCCGATCACGTGATCGTGATGGGCCGGGGAAAGGTGCTCGCCGACGCCCCGCTCGAGGAGCTCGTGCGGGCCTGGACGACCAACACCGTGCGTGTTCGCACGCCTCGAGCCGCCGACCTGGCTGCCGCAGTGGGCGGCCCGTCCGTCGAGATCGTGAGCTCCGCCCCCGATCTGATCGACATCGTCGGCCTCCCCGCGTCGCGCATCGGCGACCTCGCCGCAGAGCGCGGCATCCCCCTGCACGAACTCACCCCGACCACCGGATCGCTCGAAGACGCCTACCTCGCCCTCACCGGCGACTCGGTCGAGTACCGGACGAAGGAGATCTCATGA
- a CDS encoding DUF3263 domain-containing protein, with protein sequence MLGDLSERDRTILALETAWPRHGGAKEEVIRAQLGMSAARYYQLLGRLIESEEALEYDPMLVRRLRRIRDARSFQRAARTPGFVG encoded by the coding sequence ATGCTGGGAGATCTGAGCGAGCGGGATCGCACGATCCTCGCGCTCGAGACCGCCTGGCCGCGGCACGGCGGCGCGAAGGAAGAGGTCATCCGCGCCCAACTGGGCATGAGCGCCGCCCGCTACTACCAGCTCCTCGGCCGTCTGATCGAGTCGGAGGAAGCCCTGGAGTACGACCCGATGCTGGTGCGACGGCTGCGCCGCATCCGTGACGCCAGATCGTTCCAGCGCGCCGCACGCACTCCGGGCTTCGTGGGCTGA
- a CDS encoding nitroreductase family protein: MSALEAVRARQSSSKVTDEAPSRDELLKLVAAAGRVADHSSLRPWRLIELRGSDRELLGAAIAKAEGDKSPSTKPLRAPLLIAVVASYHKSEKVPRWEQEAVASGVAHMLSLLLDEAGFGVLWRTGHYTRSKAVAKAHGLGKDEELLGWLYVGGKPSGRRPGRRKPVDARGLVTRMPKPKPQPTPEPKAKKKAKKQKKQ, encoded by the coding sequence GTGAGCGCCCTCGAGGCCGTTCGCGCACGGCAGTCCTCCTCGAAGGTCACCGACGAAGCGCCGTCGCGGGACGAACTGCTGAAGCTCGTCGCAGCTGCCGGACGCGTCGCCGACCACTCTTCGCTGCGCCCGTGGCGCCTGATCGAGCTGCGCGGATCCGACCGAGAGCTGCTGGGGGCCGCGATCGCCAAGGCCGAGGGCGACAAGTCCCCCTCCACGAAGCCGCTGCGCGCTCCGCTGCTGATCGCGGTCGTCGCCAGCTACCACAAGAGCGAGAAGGTCCCCCGCTGGGAGCAGGAGGCCGTCGCCTCGGGTGTGGCCCACATGCTCAGTCTGCTGCTCGACGAGGCCGGCTTCGGCGTGCTGTGGCGCACGGGTCACTACACGCGATCGAAGGCCGTCGCGAAGGCCCATGGCCTCGGCAAGGACGAGGAGCTGCTCGGATGGCTGTACGTCGGCGGCAAGCCCTCGGGCCGCAGGCCCGGTCGCCGCAAGCCCGTCGATGCGCGGGGCCTCGTGACGCGGATGCCCAAGCCCAAGCCCCAGCCGACGCCCGAGCCGAAAGCCAAGAAGAAGGCGAAGAAGCAGAAGAAGCAGTAG
- a CDS encoding MmcQ/YjbR family DNA-binding protein: MDSTQLGAAAAARAEELPGAERDNPFGPEWDVYKVRGRVFLLIPLDGTGRVTLKSHPEDSVALRETFADIVPGYHMNKKHWITLMPGASLDEELVTELVTESYRLVVEKLPRAQRPIDPDLFGRPAG, translated from the coding sequence ATGGACTCGACCCAATTGGGCGCCGCCGCCGCTGCGCGCGCCGAAGAGCTTCCCGGTGCGGAGCGCGACAACCCGTTCGGCCCCGAGTGGGACGTCTACAAGGTGCGAGGGCGTGTCTTCCTGCTGATCCCTCTCGACGGCACCGGGCGCGTGACGCTCAAGTCCCACCCCGAGGACTCCGTCGCGTTGCGAGAGACGTTCGCCGACATCGTGCCCGGCTACCACATGAACAAGAAGCACTGGATCACCCTGATGCCAGGGGCATCGCTCGACGAGGAGCTGGTGACCGAACTCGTCACCGAGTCGTACCGACTGGTGGTCGAGAAGCTCCCCCGAGCGCAGCGGCCGATCGACCCTGACCTGTTCGGGCGCCCTGCCGGCTGA
- a CDS encoding DMT family transporter, producing MTQARRLSPPLALGGAVAIGVMTAIQARINGVLGVEVGNGIVAGLISFSVGLAALAVVIVCIPSARRGVGRLLGGIRDRTIPFWMLLGGACGALTVSTQGITAGVLGVSLFTVGVVAGQTLHGLVLDRIGFGPAGVVAITPGRVLGGALALAAVGISLSGDVLATAPLWMLLLPFAAGVGIAWQAATNGRLSQRVRSPLAATFMSFIAGTIALLVAAGISIAVRGAPDAPPTEPWLYLGGFLGAAYILLGAFIVAQTGVLLMGLGSVLGQLATSVIIDLIWPAAAGPAPWQIIGMVVVAVASVAVALPRSRRN from the coding sequence GTGACCCAGGCCCGTCGACTGTCTCCGCCCCTCGCGCTCGGCGGAGCAGTGGCGATCGGCGTCATGACGGCCATCCAGGCGCGCATCAACGGCGTGCTGGGCGTCGAGGTCGGCAACGGCATCGTGGCCGGCCTCATCTCCTTCTCCGTAGGGCTCGCGGCCCTTGCGGTGGTGATCGTCTGCATTCCCTCCGCGCGTCGAGGCGTCGGACGTCTGCTCGGCGGCATCCGCGATCGGACGATCCCGTTCTGGATGCTGCTCGGCGGTGCCTGCGGTGCACTCACCGTCTCCACTCAGGGCATCACGGCCGGGGTGCTCGGCGTCTCGCTGTTCACGGTCGGAGTCGTCGCAGGACAGACCCTGCACGGGCTCGTGCTCGACCGCATCGGGTTCGGTCCCGCCGGGGTCGTCGCGATCACGCCGGGGCGCGTGCTGGGCGGAGCGCTCGCGCTCGCCGCGGTCGGCATCTCGCTGAGCGGCGATGTCCTGGCCACGGCACCGCTCTGGATGCTCCTCCTGCCGTTCGCGGCAGGCGTCGGCATCGCCTGGCAGGCTGCGACCAACGGCCGTCTGTCGCAGCGCGTGCGCTCGCCCCTCGCGGCGACGTTCATGAGCTTCATCGCCGGCACCATCGCGCTGCTGGTCGCCGCCGGCATCAGCATCGCGGTGCGGGGCGCACCAGACGCGCCGCCGACCGAGCCGTGGCTGTACCTCGGTGGATTCCTCGGCGCCGCGTACATCCTGCTCGGCGCTTTCATCGTCGCGCAGACAGGGGTGCTGCTGATGGGGCTCGGGTCGGTGCTGGGCCAGCTCGCGACCTCGGTGATCATCGACCTGATCTGGCCGGCCGCGGCGGGCCCCGCACCCTGGCAGATCATCGGGATGGTGGTCGTCGCCGTGGCATCCGTCGCCGTCGCGCTGCCCCGCAGCAGACGGAACTGA
- a CDS encoding sensor histidine kinase yields MTRTRSHSTSVREDEGLRLPRPPGVLRRFWARHPVFADVLITLVCLLLSLVPAGVITRDLPMPLAIGVAILVPASVVAACATLLWRRRRPLVPFVASFALEAGFLFALQPIGSPLLLVTCYSLAVYRSSRAAWTGFGIALGSLAALGGLLTLTGVITLQVAANAVVMSLVLGLIGTLVGVNVGGRKRYLAAVIDRSRQLLVERDQQAQLAAAGERARIAREMHDIVSHSLTVIVALSEGAAATPDPGQARAAASSAAETARSALTEMRAMLGVLRDDDSPLPLAPLEPTPPQETVAAAQRAGFPVSLSVTGAASLSPALAHAVGRIAQEGVTNAMRHAPAATSIEVRLVHAPDAVTIEIVNDGVTGPVGSSGFGLRGLAERAAHSGGTIVSEPVDGGRWMLRAELPTTPPDLPDRDPKDRP; encoded by the coding sequence GTGACCCGCACGCGCAGCCACAGCACCTCAGTCCGCGAGGACGAGGGGCTGCGGCTGCCGCGTCCCCCGGGCGTTCTGCGCCGTTTCTGGGCGCGGCATCCGGTGTTCGCCGATGTCCTGATCACCCTCGTGTGCCTGTTGCTCTCGCTCGTGCCGGCCGGTGTCATCACCCGCGACCTTCCGATGCCCCTCGCCATCGGCGTCGCGATCCTGGTGCCCGCGTCCGTCGTCGCAGCCTGCGCCACGCTCCTGTGGAGGCGTCGACGGCCGCTCGTGCCGTTCGTCGCGTCCTTCGCACTCGAAGCCGGGTTCCTCTTCGCACTGCAGCCGATCGGCTCGCCGCTGCTGCTGGTCACCTGTTACTCGCTCGCGGTCTACCGATCCTCGCGGGCCGCATGGACGGGATTCGGCATCGCCCTCGGGTCGCTCGCCGCGCTCGGCGGACTGCTCACGCTCACCGGCGTCATCACTCTGCAGGTCGCCGCGAACGCCGTCGTGATGTCGCTCGTCCTCGGGCTGATCGGCACTCTCGTCGGCGTGAACGTGGGTGGACGCAAGCGCTACCTCGCTGCCGTGATCGACCGCTCCCGTCAGCTGCTCGTCGAACGCGATCAGCAGGCGCAGCTGGCCGCGGCCGGCGAGCGCGCCCGCATCGCCCGCGAGATGCACGACATCGTCTCCCACTCGCTCACCGTGATCGTCGCACTGTCCGAGGGAGCGGCTGCCACCCCGGATCCGGGCCAGGCACGAGCGGCGGCGTCCTCGGCCGCAGAGACGGCTCGCAGCGCACTCACCGAGATGCGTGCGATGCTCGGCGTCCTCCGGGACGACGATTCGCCGCTGCCCCTCGCTCCGCTCGAGCCGACGCCCCCGCAGGAGACGGTCGCTGCGGCACAGCGAGCCGGCTTTCCGGTGTCGCTCTCGGTCACCGGGGCCGCCTCGCTCTCCCCCGCTCTGGCACACGCCGTCGGGCGCATCGCGCAGGAGGGCGTGACGAACGCCATGAGGCACGCACCCGCGGCGACGTCGATCGAGGTCCGACTCGTGCACGCCCCGGATGCGGTGACCATCGAGATCGTGAACGACGGCGTCACCGGCCCTGTCGGCTCATCGGGGTTCGGCCTGCGCGGTCTCGCCGAGCGCGCAGCGCACTCGGGCGGAACCATCGTCTCCGAACCCGTCGACGGCGGGCGGTGGATGCTGCGCGCAGAGCTCCCCACGACGCCACCTGATCTGCCAGACCGCGACCCGAAGGACAGACCATGA
- a CDS encoding DUF2332 domain-containing protein, translating to MTDAVRLRYRRFADEEAPGRSDLYVDWASGVAGDPEVQRVLARIPENRRQPPLVFAVTRMLGVGLVRYDAWRAFVLSRADEIVGECSGRRLQTNEPLRLAPLLPVLSEIDGPIALLEVGASAGLCLYPDRYSYRFVGSDGQVRAALDPHDGPSPVVLQSRVDGRLPAMRMPDIVWRAGIDLAPLDARDDRDRRWLQGLVWPGEEGREQRVRAALDIAAADPPRLIAGDALERIDALAAEAPPGATLVITTPGVLVHIPREARTALVERIRGLDARWVTIDPPAVLGDVWQPAVVAEEWTGFVVALDGDVRAAADPLGRWWEWRTGIAASST from the coding sequence ATGACGGATGCCGTGCGGCTGCGCTATCGCCGCTTCGCCGATGAGGAGGCGCCGGGGCGCAGCGATCTCTATGTCGACTGGGCTTCCGGCGTGGCCGGTGACCCCGAGGTGCAGCGGGTGCTCGCTCGGATCCCTGAGAACCGCAGGCAGCCCCCGCTCGTGTTCGCCGTGACGCGGATGCTGGGCGTCGGCCTCGTCCGCTACGACGCGTGGCGCGCGTTCGTGCTCTCCCGTGCCGACGAGATCGTGGGCGAATGCAGCGGCCGGCGTCTGCAGACCAACGAGCCGCTCCGACTCGCACCGCTGCTTCCTGTGCTGTCCGAGATCGATGGACCGATCGCCCTGCTCGAGGTCGGCGCCTCCGCGGGCCTGTGCCTGTACCCCGATCGCTACTCGTACCGCTTCGTCGGCTCCGACGGTCAGGTGCGCGCGGCACTCGACCCGCACGACGGGCCGAGCCCGGTCGTGCTGCAGAGCAGAGTCGACGGGCGCCTCCCCGCCATGAGGATGCCGGACATCGTCTGGCGCGCCGGCATCGACCTCGCGCCTCTCGACGCCCGAGACGACCGAGACCGTCGCTGGCTGCAGGGGCTCGTCTGGCCGGGGGAGGAAGGGCGGGAACAGCGGGTGAGAGCGGCGCTCGACATCGCCGCAGCGGATCCGCCCCGCCTCATCGCCGGCGACGCGCTCGAGAGGATCGACGCGCTCGCAGCCGAGGCGCCACCGGGTGCCACTCTCGTGATCACGACGCCGGGCGTGCTCGTGCACATTCCGCGAGAGGCACGCACAGCACTCGTCGAGCGCATCAGGGGTCTCGATGCCCGCTGGGTGACGATCGATCCTCCGGCAGTGCTGGGCGACGTCTGGCAGCCGGCCGTGGTCGCCGAGGAGTGGACCGGGTTCGTCGTGGCGCTCGACGGCGACGTGCGCGCGGCAGCCGATCCGCTCGGCAGATGGTGGGAGTGGCGCACCGGAATCGCCGCTTCCTCGACCTAA
- a CDS encoding LytR C-terminal domain-containing protein codes for MSKLSRDRFDDVPRSSGRVGAHRAEAPGMNGWVVLLWSFVAALVLIIGGIFGSLVVMGRITLFPEAVPSSSPTPVETGVVDVTYSVMILNASPDEGLDEQMRDLLINNGWAADVVFASDSASQDFSTTTVYYVAEEDELAALGLANLIGGAAVEQSDFYSDLNDTGAKQLTVVIGLDRATTAPETPADAPAP; via the coding sequence GTGTCAAAGCTCAGCCGAGATCGATTCGACGACGTCCCCCGATCGTCCGGACGCGTCGGAGCGCACCGCGCCGAAGCCCCGGGGATGAACGGCTGGGTGGTGCTCCTGTGGTCGTTCGTGGCCGCTCTGGTGCTCATCATCGGCGGCATCTTCGGCTCGCTCGTGGTGATGGGACGCATCACCCTCTTCCCGGAGGCCGTCCCCTCGTCGAGCCCGACGCCCGTCGAGACCGGTGTCGTCGACGTCACCTATTCGGTGATGATCCTCAACGCCTCACCCGACGAGGGTCTGGACGAGCAGATGCGCGACCTGCTCATCAACAACGGCTGGGCCGCCGACGTCGTGTTCGCGAGCGACAGCGCGAGCCAGGACTTCTCGACGACGACCGTCTACTACGTCGCCGAAGAGGATGAGCTCGCCGCCCTCGGCCTCGCGAACCTGATCGGCGGTGCCGCGGTCGAGCAGAGCGACTTCTACTCCGACCTGAACGACACGGGTGCGAAGCAGCTCACGGTCGTCATCGGACTCGATCGTGCGACGACCGCGCCGGAGACGCCCGCAGACGCTCCTGCCCCGTAG
- a CDS encoding response regulator transcription factor, giving the protein MTEPIRLLLVDDQALIRVGFRMVLDAEDDMVVVGEAADGHDAIAQATELRPDMVLMDIRMPGLDGIAATAAIVREHPQTRVLVLTTFDLDEYAFGAIRAGASGFLLKDAQRHEMIAAIRAIHRGDAALSPRITRMLLEHVTPTLGATPAPQVHATDDLTAQLTDRERDVFVEIARGLTNAEIAQALFVSESTVKTHVGRILSKLGSRDRIHLVILAHRLGLVDDDALPSGP; this is encoded by the coding sequence ATGACCGAGCCGATCAGGCTGCTGCTCGTCGACGACCAGGCCCTCATCCGCGTCGGATTCCGGATGGTGCTCGACGCCGAGGACGACATGGTCGTGGTCGGCGAGGCCGCGGACGGCCACGACGCGATCGCCCAGGCGACCGAGCTGCGCCCCGACATGGTGCTGATGGACATCCGGATGCCGGGGCTCGACGGGATCGCCGCGACCGCGGCCATCGTCCGCGAGCACCCGCAGACCCGCGTCCTGGTGCTGACGACGTTCGATCTCGACGAGTACGCCTTCGGTGCGATCCGCGCCGGAGCGAGTGGATTCCTCCTGAAGGACGCACAGCGGCACGAGATGATCGCGGCGATCCGTGCCATTCACAGGGGCGATGCCGCGCTCTCGCCTCGGATCACGCGGATGCTGTTGGAGCACGTGACGCCGACGCTCGGTGCGACGCCCGCACCACAGGTCCATGCGACCGACGATCTCACGGCGCAGCTCACCGACCGTGAGCGCGACGTCTTCGTCGAGATCGCGCGCGGGCTCACGAACGCGGAGATCGCCCAGGCGCTGTTCGTCAGCGAGTCCACCGTCAAGACCCATGTGGGCAGGATCCTCTCGAAACTCGGATCCCGCGACCGCATCCACCTGGTGATTCTGGCGCACCGACTCGGTCTCGTCGACGACGACGCTCTGCCCTCCGGCCCCTAG
- the msrB gene encoding peptide-methionine (R)-S-oxide reductase MsrB has product MSYSVDKTEEEWREELGEEQYAVLREAATERAWTGELLDEGRAGLYTCGACNAELFKSGTKFDSGCGWPSFYESIRPDAVQLIEDTTLGMVRTEVRCANCGSHLGHVFPDGFGTPTGDRYCMNSIALNFTPEES; this is encoded by the coding sequence ATGTCGTACAGCGTGGACAAGACCGAAGAAGAGTGGCGCGAAGAGCTCGGCGAGGAGCAGTATGCGGTGCTTCGCGAAGCCGCGACCGAGCGCGCCTGGACGGGCGAGCTGCTCGACGAGGGCCGCGCCGGCCTCTACACCTGCGGCGCGTGCAACGCCGAGCTGTTCAAGAGCGGCACCAAGTTCGACTCCGGATGCGGGTGGCCGAGCTTCTACGAGTCGATCCGCCCCGACGCGGTGCAGCTCATCGAGGACACGACCCTGGGCATGGTGCGCACCGAGGTGCGCTGCGCGAACTGCGGATCGCACCTCGGGCACGTCTTCCCCGACGGCTTCGGCACGCCCACCGGCGACCGCTACTGCATGAACTCCATCGCCCTGAACTTCACACCTGAAGAGTCGTGA
- a CDS encoding aldo/keto reductase: MTRIGNSDLDVFPLSLGGNVFGWTADREASFAVLDAFVDGGGDFIDTADGYSAWVPGNSGGESETIIGEWLASRQPKGVVVATKVSQHPDYKGLSASNVRRAAEASLARLGVDTIDLYYAHFDDETVPLEETVAAFGELVSDGLVRHVAVSNYTAERIREWVEIARRTGVALPVAVQPHYNLVHRNDVEETIIPVAQEFGLSLVPYYSLASGFLTGKYRSVDVEGQTSPRASGAAKYATEAGLRIIDTLEEIGDAHGASIAATSLAWLRAQPTVAAPIASARTVEQVPDLLAGARLELTPDEVDALNRVSEWTPAKA; this comes from the coding sequence ATGACTCGTATCGGAAACAGTGATCTTGACGTCTTCCCGCTCTCGCTCGGCGGCAACGTATTCGGCTGGACGGCCGATCGCGAGGCATCGTTCGCGGTGCTCGACGCGTTCGTCGACGGGGGTGGCGACTTCATCGACACGGCAGACGGCTACAGCGCCTGGGTGCCCGGCAACTCAGGCGGCGAGAGCGAGACGATCATCGGCGAGTGGCTCGCGTCTCGCCAGCCGAAGGGCGTCGTCGTCGCGACCAAGGTGAGCCAGCACCCGGACTACAAGGGCCTCTCGGCGTCGAACGTCCGCCGGGCCGCCGAAGCATCGCTCGCTCGCCTGGGTGTCGACACGATCGACCTCTACTACGCGCACTTCGACGATGAGACGGTTCCGCTGGAGGAGACGGTCGCGGCCTTCGGCGAGCTCGTCTCCGACGGTCTCGTGCGCCACGTCGCGGTGTCGAACTACACGGCAGAGCGCATCCGCGAGTGGGTCGAGATCGCCCGCCGCACAGGAGTCGCGCTGCCGGTCGCCGTGCAGCCGCACTACAACCTCGTGCACCGGAACGACGTCGAGGAGACGATCATCCCGGTGGCCCAGGAGTTCGGCCTCAGCCTCGTGCCCTACTACTCGCTGGCGAGCGGCTTCCTCACCGGCAAGTACCGCTCGGTCGACGTCGAAGGGCAGACGTCTCCGCGTGCCTCCGGCGCGGCGAAGTACGCGACCGAGGCGGGACTGCGGATCATCGACACCCTCGAGGAGATCGGTGACGCGCACGGAGCCTCGATCGCTGCGACCTCGCTGGCCTGGCTGCGTGCCCAGCCGACGGTCGCCGCCCCCATCGCGAGCGCCCGCACGGTCGAGCAGGTTCCCGATCTCCTCGCCGGCGCGCGTCTCGAGCTGACCCCTGACGAGGTCGACGCTCTGAACCGCGTCTCGGAGTGGACCCCGGCGAAGGCCTGA
- a CDS encoding ABC transporter permease, translating into MTVQAPPLRRQHVDTDRRLTFIRAVRGEWIKLATLRSTWWSIGIAAILTIGIAVLIAQAIDMPGFEPIQAVVMPIQFTMLLAGILGAISVTGEYSTGMIRSTLAANPKRGSVLGAKAVVVGLFMFVSSLVIFLAAAVAVSAVVASRDQGIDRGDPAASFLPIVVSSLAMAVFALIGVAFGFILRSGAGAIAATVGLLFVLPIVASFFAVAGEAWAWVMDAAGYLPVAAAQSAILPEGAALEAPVAYLTLAAWVAAGMLGAWAVLRTRDA; encoded by the coding sequence ATGACCGTCCAGGCTCCTCCCCTCCGCCGTCAGCATGTCGACACCGATCGCCGGCTCACGTTCATCCGCGCTGTGCGCGGCGAGTGGATCAAGCTGGCCACGCTCCGTTCGACCTGGTGGTCGATCGGCATCGCGGCGATTCTCACGATCGGCATCGCCGTGCTCATCGCGCAGGCGATCGACATGCCGGGCTTCGAGCCCATCCAGGCCGTCGTCATGCCGATCCAGTTCACGATGCTGCTCGCCGGCATCCTCGGCGCGATCTCCGTGACGGGCGAGTACTCGACCGGGATGATCCGTTCGACGCTCGCGGCCAACCCGAAGCGCGGATCGGTGCTGGGCGCCAAGGCGGTCGTGGTCGGCCTGTTCATGTTCGTGTCGTCGCTGGTCATCTTCCTGGCGGCGGCCGTGGCGGTCTCCGCGGTCGTCGCCTCGCGGGATCAGGGCATCGACCGGGGCGACCCCGCAGCATCGTTCCTGCCCATCGTGGTCTCGTCGCTCGCCATGGCGGTGTTCGCCCTGATCGGGGTGGCGTTCGGGTTCATCCTGCGCTCGGGCGCCGGAGCGATCGCCGCGACGGTCGGCCTGCTGTTCGTGCTGCCGATCGTCGCGAGCTTCTTCGCCGTCGCCGGCGAGGCCTGGGCCTGGGTCATGGACGCCGCGGGCTACCTCCCGGTGGCCGCAGCCCAGAGCGCGATCCTCCCCGAGGGCGCTGCGCTCGAGGCTCCGGTCGCCTACCTCACGCTGGCAGCCTGGGTCGCCGCGGGCATGCTCGGCGCCTGGGCCGTGCTCCGCACGCGCGATGCGTGA
- a CDS encoding SOS response-associated peptidase family protein codes for MCASYGLDPRFTDTELLAAADEAVLEGLRGWAEQNARETVRPTGKNLRNLNPIVVQPEAEPVLEPAWWGFLIGGEPSKFPSINTRSERLQERPGGLKTRALVPATSWYEMKKPERVWHEFVVDDGALFGMAAVTQRGRTADGESFTCYSIVMRPAPPHLAGIHDRMPLLIPAGLSDDWLTAEPTKEIIDEALLAAAAIDERVQAAPRADDKGADRLF; via the coding sequence ATGTGCGCGAGTTACGGACTTGACCCCCGGTTCACCGACACCGAGCTCCTGGCCGCCGCCGACGAGGCGGTGCTCGAGGGTCTGCGTGGCTGGGCCGAGCAGAACGCGCGTGAGACCGTGCGCCCCACAGGCAAGAATCTGCGCAACCTCAACCCGATCGTGGTGCAGCCCGAGGCCGAGCCCGTGCTCGAACCCGCCTGGTGGGGGTTCCTGATCGGCGGGGAGCCCTCGAAGTTCCCGTCGATCAACACCCGATCCGAGCGCCTGCAGGAGCGCCCCGGCGGATTGAAGACCCGTGCTCTCGTGCCGGCGACGAGCTGGTACGAGATGAAGAAGCCCGAGCGCGTCTGGCACGAGTTCGTCGTCGACGACGGTGCGCTCTTCGGAATGGCCGCCGTCACCCAGCGGGGGCGCACCGCCGATGGCGAGTCCTTCACCTGCTACTCGATCGTGATGCGCCCGGCTCCCCCTCACCTCGCCGGCATCCACGATCGGATGCCGCTGCTGATCCCCGCGGGGCTGAGCGACGACTGGCTGACCGCCGAGCCCACGAAGGAGATCATCGACGAGGCCCTGCTCGCCGCGGCCGCGATCGACGAGCGCGTTCAGGCCGCGCCCCGCGCCGACGACAAGGGCGCCGATCGGCTGTTCTGA